One Coccinella septempunctata chromosome 1, icCocSept1.1, whole genome shotgun sequence DNA window includes the following coding sequences:
- the LOC123321667 gene encoding probable RNA-binding protein 19 has protein sequence MSRLIVKNLPKLITEEKLKNLFGEYGIVTDIQLKYKDGKFRQFAFIGYKNEDEAQKAIQSLDKTFISTSRITVEPCALLGDSQKPKSWSKYASDSNAYKKTHKHEEKPKQQLEDNKEEVEENETVELIAKYKSDPLFEDFLQVHKKEALTVEKLLSKTIKDNVENQECDEENKGEDSGNNEEDDEKLANKSISDLDYMKQLKKSAKSNEKKIKEKVDFFTIKLKGLPYNCKKKDIKAFLKPLSAQSIRVPRKIHGIAFVGFKDEKKFKKALLKNKSFLSGHQIFITKYEVESKEADEKDSGESKHSKWVSQEESLKNEEEIAESGRIFIRNLAYTTTEDDLRPLFEKYGPITELNLPIDPTSRQIKGFGTITYLMPEHAVRAYSELDGSICQGRMLHLLPAKAKDSVENNNIEESSNYKQKKAALQKAKAGHSYNWNALFLGHDAVAEVISDTFGTQKEDIVGPDGKGSVAVRLALGETKIVSETKKYLEAEGVNLDAFKMMNCKRSNRIILVKNLPSQTRFLEIKELFEKFGVISRIILPPSGITAVVEFDEAAEARKAFKRLAYSKFKNVPLYLEWAPEDSLKEKNSNIQDKKDDMEVKNNENEPEKNEVSEDDEEPEPDTTLFVKNLNFKTTDEDLKKFFENCGKIHYATVARKKDTKNPGATLSMGYGFVRFKTKAATDKALKTMQQSVLDGKSLELKRSERILQTDVEVQQRKAPKNVKQNGTKLLVRNVPFQANKKEIQELFSVFGEIKALRLPKKLSGESHRGFAFVDYVTNSDAKKAFEALSQSTHLYGRRLVLEWAELEGDEATGKRSAENFQKDEGDSNKKFRKSVFNME, from the exons ATGTCTCGATTAATAGTGAAAAATCTTCCCAAACTT aTAACTGAAGAGAAACTGAAGAATTTATTTGGAGAATATGGTATAGTTACGGATATACAGCTCAAGTATAAAGATGGCAAATTTAGGCAGTTTGCTTTTATTGGTTATAAAAATGAAGATGAAGCACAAAAGGCAATCCAGTCCTTAGATAAAACATTTATAAGTACTAGTAGAATAACTGTTGAACCTTGTGCTTTACTTG GTGATTCTCAAAAACCAAAATCTTGGAGTAAATACGCATCAGACAGCAATGCATATAAAAAAACTCATAAACATGAGGAGAAACCCAAACAACAATTGGAAGATAATAAGGAagaagttgaagaaaatgaaacagTTGAACTTATAGCAAAG TATAAAAGTGATCCTCTATTCGAAGATTTTCTGCAAGTCCATAAAAAGGAGGCActtactgttgaaaaattactGTCTAAAACCATAAAGGACAATGTGGAAAATCAGGAATGTGATGAAGAAAACAAGGGAGAAGATAGTGGGAATAATGAAGAGGATGATGAGAAATTGGCTAACAAAAGCATATCTGATTTAGATTACAtgaaacaattaaaaaaatctgcaaagtcgaatgaaaaaaaaattaaggaaaaaGTTGACTTTTTCACGATTAag CTGAAAGGTTTACCTTATAATTGCAAAAAGAAAGATATTAAGGCTTTTTTGAAACCATTATCAGCTCAAAGTATTCGTGTGCCTCGTAAGATACATGGAATTGCATTTGTTGGATTTAAGgatgagaaaaaattcaaaaaagccttATTGAAAAATAAGAGCTTCTTAT CTGGACACCAAATCTTTATCACAAAATATGAGGTTGAAAGTAAAGAAGCTGACGAAAAAGATTCGGGTGAGTCTAAGCATTCAAAATGGGTGTCCCAAGAAGAATCATTGAAGAATGAGGAGGAAATTGCGGAATCTGGAAGAATTTTTATTAGAAATCTTGCATATACTACAACAGAAGACGATTTACGACCACTGTTTGAGAAATATG GACCCATCACCGAATTGAATTTACCAATCGATCCGACAAGCAGGCAAATAAAAGGGTTTGGAACAATTACATATCTTATGCCCGAACATGCAGTGAGAGCTTATAGTGAACTAGATGGCTCCATTTGTCAGGGAAGGATGTTGCATCTTCTGCCAGCAAAAGCTAAAGATTCAGTGGAAAATAATAACATTGAAG aatCTAGTAACTACAAACAAAAAAAGGCCGCCCTACAGAAAGCGAAAGCAGGTCATTCATACAATTGGAATGCCTTATTTCTTGGTCATGACGCTGTAGCTGAAGTAATATCCGACACTTTTGGTACTCAAAAAGAAGATATTGTGGGGCCTGACGGTAAAGGTAGTGTTGCTGTCAGATTGGCACTAGGTGAAACAAAGATTGTTAGCGAGACAAAAAAATACTTAGAGGCCGAAGGTGTGAATTTGGATGCTTTCAAAATG ATGAATTGCAAAAGATCAAATAGAATaattttggtgaaaaatttGCCGTCTCAGACAAGGTTCTTGGAAATCAAAGAATTATTTGAGAAATTTGGAGTAATTAGTAGAATCATTTTGCCTCCATCTGGAATAACAG CTGTTGTTGAATTTGATGAAGCAGCAGAAGCAAGAAAGGCATTCAAAAGACTCGCATATAGCAAGTTCAAAAATGTACCTCTTTATTTGGAATGGGCGCCAGAGGATAGTTTGAAAGAGAagaattcaaatattcaggacAAAAAAGATGACATGGAAGtaaaaaacaatgaaaacgaACCTGAAAAGAATGAAGTTTCGGAAGATGATGAAGAACCAGAACCTGATACAACGTTATTCgtcaaaaatttgaatttcaagacaacAGATGAAGATTTGAAAAAG tttttcgaaaattgtgGGAAAATTCATTATGCAACTGTTGCAAGGAAAAAAGACACGAAAAATCCTGGTGCTACTCTTTCCATGGGTTATGGATTTGTTAGGTTCAAAACAAAAGCTGCCACCGATAAAGCTTTGAAGACCATGCAACAAAGTGTTTTGGATGGAAAGTCTCTAGAATTGAAAAGATCAGAAAGAATATTGca GACTGATGTAGAAGTACAGCAGCGGAAAGCCCCCAAGAATGTTAAACAAAATGGCACAAAACTTTTGGTGCGAAATGTTCCATTTCAAgctaataaaaaagaaattcaagaattatttAGTGTATTTGGTGAGATTAAAGCACTAAGGTTGCCCAAAAAATTATCTGGAGAAAGCCATAGAGGGTTTGCTTTTGTAGATTATGTAACCAATAGTGACGCAAAG AAAGCGTTTGAGGCTCTATCTCAAAGTACCCATTTGTATGGTCGTCGGTTAGTACTTGAGTGGGCTGAGCTTGAAGGGGATGAAGCCACAGGAAAGAGGTCTGCAGAAAACTTCCAGAAGGATGAAGGTGACAGcaataaaaaattcagaaaaagtgTATTTAATATGGAATAA
- the LOC123313738 gene encoding mitochondrial import inner membrane translocase subunit Tim10, whose protein sequence is MTEADKMQLIQELEIEMMADMFNRLTTSCHRKCIPPVYNDSEIGKGEAVCIDRCVAKFLDIHERIGKKLGQLSMQDENLLKK, encoded by the coding sequence ATGACTGAAGCTGACAAAATGCAACTCATTCAAGAGTTGGAAATTGAAATGATGGCAGATATGTTTAATAGATTGACTACATCTTGTCATAGAAAATGTATTCCTCCTGTTTATAATGATTCCGAGATTGGCAAAGGTGAAGCAGTTTGCATCGACAGGTGTGTTGCCAAATTCCTAGATATACATGAAAGAATAGGTAAGAAGTTGGGTCAGTTGTCGATGCAAGATGAAAATCTcctcaaaaaataa